A genomic window from Gossypium hirsutum isolate 1008001.06 chromosome D10, Gossypium_hirsutum_v2.1, whole genome shotgun sequence includes:
- the LOC107913834 gene encoding ubiquitin-conjugating enzyme E2 34: protein MAEKSCIKRLQKEYRALCKEPVSHVVARPSPSDILEWHYVLEGSEGTPFAGGYYYGKIKFPPEYPYKPPGITMITPNGRFMTQKKICLSMSDFHPESWNPMWSVSSILTGLLSFMMDNSPTTGSVNTTAAEKQRLAKTSLSFNCKNPTFRKLFPEYVDRYKKQQQLISEHSSPESPQGENSKPKTEKLVDSSGEDVKKVIPRRKQPFPTWMMLLLVSVFGIVMALPLLQL, encoded by the exons ATGGCAGAGAAATCGTGCATTAAGCGCCTTCAGAAAGAATACAGAGCACTTTGTAAG GAACCAGTTTCTCATGTTGTTGCTCGTCCATCCCCAAGTGACATTCTCGAATGGC ATTATGTGCTGGAAGGGAGTGAAGGAACACCTTTTGCAG GTGGATATTACTATGGAAAGATCAAGTTCCCTCCTGAGTATCCCTACAAACCTCCTGGAATCAC CATGATCACCCCCAATGGACGGTTTATGACGCAGAAGAAAATATGCTTGTCCATGAGTGATT TTCATCCAGAAAGTTGGAATCCAATGTGGTCTGTATCAAG CATACTCACAGGGCTTCTATCTTTCATG ATGGATAACAGTCCTACCACTGGCAGTGTAAACACTACAGCTGCTGAGAAGCAACGCCTGGCAAAAACATCCCTTTCTTTTAATTGTAAAAA CCCGACATTCAGAAAATTGTTTCCAGAGTATGTCGATAGGTACAAGAAGCAGCAGCAGCTCATTTCAGAGCATTCCTCACCTGAATCACCTCAAGGAGAAAATTCAAAACCCAAGACGGAAAAACTTGTAGACTCTTCAGGGGAAGATGTTAAAAAAGTCATTCCAAGAAGAAAACAGCCGTTCCCAACATGGATGATGTTGTTGCTAGTTTCCGTCTTTGGAATCGTGATGGCATTGCCGTTGCTTCAACTTTAG
- the LOC107915749 gene encoding pectinesterase: MNESKEILTKNFDSVKHISSTKRHKKIFLAVLACLVIVAALIGIVAKENSRNKFDETNESHHAIVKSACSSTFYPDLCFSAVAAAAAAKKVTRKKDVIRLSLNITASAVEHNFYKIKKLLARKGLTERGVTALHDCLETINETLDELHQAVEDLHGYPYKKPLTQHADDLKTLISAAMTNQETCLDGFSHKNADKEVRKALIDGEKYVEKMCSNALAMIKNMTDEDIANEMLIKRSNRKLEEEGNGIGWPRWLSTGDRRRLRSSSVIPNVVVVADGSGDYKTVSEAVAKAPVNSRKRYIIRIKAGVYRENVEIPSNKTNIMFIGDGRSRTVITGKRNVVDGSTTFRSATVAVAGEGFLARDITFENTAGPSKHQAVALRVSADLTAFYQCNMIAYQDTLYVHSQRQFFVNCLITGTVDFIFGNAAAVFQNCDIRARRPHRGQKNMVTAQGRTDRNQNTGIVFQKCRIGATSDLQSVKNKFPTYLGRPWKEYSRTVILQSDISDVIHPAGWHDWNGSFALKTLFYGEYQNTGASAGTHARVKWDGHKVITNESEAQSYTAGEFISGGSWLYSTGFPFSLDL; the protein is encoded by the exons ATGAACGAATCCAAGgaaattttaaccaaaaatttcgATTCTGTCAAACACATTTCCTCCACCAAAAGGCACAAGAAAATTTTCTTGGCAGTTTTAGCATGTTTAGTGATTGTTGCTGCATTAATCGGCATTGTTGCGAAAGAGAATTCACGAAATAAATTCGATGAAACCAATGAATCCCATCATGCCATAGTGAAATCTGCTTGTAGCAGCACATTCTACCCTGATTTATGCTTCTCAGCAGTTGCTGCCGCCGCCGCCGCCAAAAAGGTTACCCGCAAAAAGGACGTCATCAGATTGTCACTGAACATCACGGCCAGCGCCGTTGAACACAACTTCTACAAAATCAAGAAGCTGTTGGCTCGAAAGGGACTCACTGAGCGCGGAGTTACTGCTCTCCACGATTGTTTGGAGACCATAAATGAGACCCTGGACGAGCTTCACCAAGCTGTTGAGGATCTGCATGGGTATCCTTACAAGAAACCATTGACTCAACATGCGGATGATCTCAAGACACTGATAAGTGCCGCTATGACCAACCAAGAAACTTGCTTGGATGGTTTCTCTCATAAAAATGCCGATAAGGAAGTCCGTAAAGCCCTGATTGATGGCGAGAAGTATGTTGAGAAGATGTGCAGCAATGCGCTTGCAATGATCAAGAACATGACGGACGAGGATATTGCAAACGAGATGCTCATCAAGAGATCAAACAGGAAGCTCGAGGAGGAAGGAAATGGCATTGGCTGGCCAAGGTGGTTGTCCACTGGAGACCGGCGTAGGCTTCGATCGTCTTCGGTGATCCCTAACGTGGTTGTGGTCGCAGATGGTAGCGGAGACTACAAAACAGTGTCGGAAGCGGTGGCCAAAGCACCGGTAAACAGCAGGAAAAGATATATCATTAGAATCAAAGCAGGTGTCTATAGAGAAAACGTGGAAATCCCCAGTAATAAGACTAACATAATGTTCATTGGAGATGGAAGAAGTAGAACGGTCATCACCGGAAAAAGGAACGTGGTCGATGGTAGTACAACTTTCCGCTCTGCCACTGTTG CTGTGGCCGGTGAAGGGTTCCTTGCTCGAGACATAACGTTCGAGAACACCGCCGGTCCGTCCAAGCACCAAGCCGTTGCCCTCCGTGTCAGCGCTGATCTTACAGCATTCTATCAATGCAACATGATAGCATACCAAGACACTCTCTATGTTCACTCCCAGAGACAATTCTTTGTAAATTGCCTCATAACAGGAACCGTTGATTTTATCTTCGGCAATGCAGCGGCGGTATTCCAAAACTGCGACATCCGTGCTCGAAGACCCCACAGAGGGCAGAAAAACATGGTGACAGCACAAGGCAGGACTGACCGCAACCAAAACACCGGAATTGTTTTTCAGAAATGTAGAATAGGTGCCACCTCTGACTTGCAGAGCGTTAAGAACAAATTCCCGACGTATCTCGGCAGGCCCTGGAAGGAATATTCAAGGACCGTGATACTGCAATCGGACATTAGTGATGTGATCCACCCTGCAGGGTGGCACGACTGGAATGGGAGTTTTGCCTTGAAGACATTGTTCTATGGCGAGTACCAGAACACCGGGGCATCTGCCGGAACTCATGCTAGAGTGAAATGGGATGGACACAAGGTGATCACTAATGAAAGTGAGGCTCAATCGTATACTGCCGGCGAGTTCATTTCTGGTGGAAGTTGGTTATACTCTACAGGCTTTCCTTTCTCTCTTGATTTATAA